A DNA window from Linepithema humile isolate Giens D197 chromosome 6, Lhum_UNIL_v1.0, whole genome shotgun sequence contains the following coding sequences:
- the LOC105678821 gene encoding uncharacterized protein: MWNLDTYKLTHPELLSEHQLRLILENSCIDFSNFENLGKTKLLEMYKRVAMPLPQRQRGNVKDVDMDVTPEKSITDISDNDNYSLTIGSNKANNRMSQLSHPQTDKLKYPLNDQKLVHKKIQLCSTSKVETACNGISKRRCDEQNEEILAKKRQKITWP; the protein is encoded by the exons ATGTGGAACCTGGACACATATAAACTCACGCACCCGGAGTTGCTGTCAGAGCACCAGCTTCGTTTGATTTTGGAAAAT AGTTGCATTGACTTTTCCAATTTTGAGAATTTGGGTAAAACTAAACTATTGGAGATGTATAAACGAGTTGCTATGCCTTTACCTCAGCGGCAGCGTGGGAATGTTAAAGATGTAGATATGGATGTAACACCAGAAAAATCTATTACAGATATTAG tgaTAACGATAACTACAGTTTAACTATAGGATCAAACAAAGCAAATAACAGAATGTCCCAACTATCTCATCCTCAAACAGATAAATTAAAGTATCCTCTTAATGATCAAAAACTAGTACATAAAAAGATTCAATTATGCTCTACGTCAAAAGTAGAAACTGCATGCAACGGAATTAGCAAACGCAGATGCGATGAACAGAATGAG gAAATATTGGCGAAAAAACGTCAGAAGATTACATGGCCATAA
- the MTPAP gene encoding poly(A) RNA polymerase, mitochondrial: MALFNRVNLNAFCLLNNCYYKFKTGTLRLKSRISIITNIMQAETEKKTQKASNVKKRLNTFEAEIASRRHQACRSIVVQVLSSNSFNDLLNYCTQFGKVLSMHHYYIKQDNYILVEFKDKESVNEIVSHASFINKDVIAPVKSTVLWFHKGSTKYNPNNNQNPNNNRESMRLFTENNYTCPSEQDIAKLLYEAKSVSGQITDFYETLKLNDLETRLRFHTAHHLEQYFSRLFQNMRVLPFGSSVNGFGRKRCDLDLVLVPDHTAKRDSKSRLIFHTKSIKLDERHGTKEFMGILASTMENFIPGVRNVRRILEARVPIIKFNCEYTHIECDLSTTNLIAIYMSELLNFYGEIDYRVRPLVIVIRKWAKNQEITSDSPGPWITNFSLSLLVLFYLQQKNILPSLTTLISCATDNDARCTENGINCIFLRNVEKLPVEYRHKSNNDSLETLLYGFFEYYSKFDFHTKGICIRRGIPIQKPSHSALHITNPFETMLNVSKNVNIHEVNRILQKLHDALYTLETADTSRSNNWGLMTLMTKLNLYVRHTLKSKRTKENIEDSTEDFSPEISDKYGDSEVDVNQSKRKETV, translated from the exons ATGGCGCTCTTCAATCGTGTTAATTTGAACGCGTTTTGCTTATTAAATAactgttattataaattcaagacGGGCACGTTGAGATTAAAATCACGAATCTCAATAATCACAAATATCATGCAAG CAGAGACAGAAAAGAAGACACAAAAGGCATCGaacgttaaaaaaagattaaatacgTTTGAAGCTGAAATTGCCAGCAGGAGACACCAAGCATGTCGCAGTATAGTGGTGCAAGTGCTGTCATCAAATTCATTCAACGATCTCCTGAATTATTGTACTCAATTTGGAAAAGTTTTAAGTATGCACCATTACTACATAAAACAAGAT aattatatcttGGTTGAGTTTAAAGATAAGGAATCAGTGAATGAAATTGTATCACATGCTTCCTTCATAAATAAAGATGTAATCGCTCCTGTAAAATCAACAGTATTATGGTTTCATAAAGGATCAACCAAATATAATCCGAACAATAATCAAAATCCGAACAATAATCGGGAAAGTATGCGCCTGTTTACAGAGAATAATTACACATGCCCTTCTGAACAGGATATTGCAAAGTTATTATATGAAGCGAAATCg GTATCAGGACAAATAACTGATTTCTATGAAAcactaaaattaaatgatttagAAACAAGACTTAGATTTCACACCGCCCATCACTTGgagcaatatttttctagattGTTTCAAAACATGAGAGTTCTACCGTTTGGTTCCTCTGTAAATGGTTTTGGAAGGAAAAGGTGTGATCTTGATTTAGTTCTTGTTCCCGATCACACTGCTAAA CGTGATTCCAAAAGtagattaatatttcacacaaAATCTATAAAACTTGACGAGAGGCACGGGACGAAGGAGTTCATGGGAATACTTGCCAGCACTATGGAGAACTTCATCCCTGGTGTTCGTAATGTGCGAAGGATATTGGAGGCTCGAGTGCCAataatcaaattcaattgcGAGTACACACATATTGAATGTGACTTGAGCACAACCAACTT GATTGCTATATATATGTCcgaattattaaacttttatggAGAGATAGATTACAGGGTAAGACCGCTTGTTATAGTAATACGAAAATGGGCGAAAAACCAGGAGATAACGTCAGATTCGCCAGGGCCGTGGATAACAAACTTTTCTCTTTCGTTATTAGTGTTGTTCTATTTAcagcagaaaaatatattgccaTCTTTGACAACGTTAATATCGTGTGCAA CAGACAACGATGCTCGTTGTACAGAGAACGGCATTAACTGTATTTTCTTGCGGAATGTTGAGAAATTGCCAGTCGAGTATAGACACAAATCGAATAATGACTCTCTGGAGACGCTTCTATACGGCTTCTTTGAGTACTACTCGAAGTTCGATTTTCATACGAAAGGCATATGCATTCGCAGAGGCATACCAATTCAGAAACCATCGCATTCGGCGCTTCACATCACCAATCCCTTTGAAACGATGTTGAACGTTAGCAAGAACGTGAATATCCACGAGGTGAATCGTATACTTCAAAAGCTACACGACGCTCTCTACACATTAGAGACTGCTGACACATCCAGGAGTAACAATTGGGGCCTCATGACTTTGATGACGAAATTGAACCTTTATGTGAGGCATACACTTAAATCGAAGAGGACAAAAGAGAATATCGAAGATAGCACGGAAGATTTTTCCCCTGAAATTTCTGATAAATATGGAGATAGTGAAGTTGACGTAAATCAATCGAAGAGAAAAGAAACTGTATGA